A window of Ignavibacterium sp. contains these coding sequences:
- the accB gene encoding acetyl-CoA carboxylase biotin carboxyl carrier protein, with protein MDLNLIKKLVKILETSEVTDIEIEENGTKIKVAKKVRVAPAMQTISTVPSQPTSVSVQQKEEVKPVEKKTSDESAESNLHTVRSPIVGTFYRAPAPDADPYVQVGDVVSVGTVLCIVEAMKLMNEIESDVNGKVVKILVENGKPVEYNQPLFLIQPM; from the coding sequence ATGGATCTGAATCTAATTAAAAAACTCGTTAAAATTCTCGAGACAAGTGAAGTAACTGACATCGAGATTGAAGAGAATGGAACCAAAATAAAGGTTGCTAAAAAAGTCCGTGTTGCTCCTGCAATGCAAACGATTTCCACTGTTCCTTCTCAACCAACTTCTGTTTCCGTTCAGCAGAAAGAAGAAGTTAAACCAGTTGAAAAGAAAACATCCGACGAATCTGCTGAATCAAATCTTCATACAGTTCGTTCTCCAATTGTTGGAACATTTTATCGCGCACCTGCACCCGATGCTGATCCTTATGTTCAGGTTGGAGATGTTGTTTCAGTCGGAACTGTTCTTTGTATTGTTGAAGCGATGAAACTAATGAACGAAATCGAATCCGATGTTAATGGTAAAGTAGTAAAAATTCTTGTCGAAAACGGAAAACCGGTTGAATACAATCAACCATTGTTTTTAATTCAACCAATGTAA
- the guaA gene encoding glutamine-hydrolyzing GMP synthase, whose product MQHTELILILDFGSQFTQLITRRVREANVYSEIYPHTISLEKITELNPKGIIFSGGPMSVYDNGAPDVDDKIFNLGIPILGICYGLQLISKKLYGKVERASDREYGRTECEVLKGSVLFKDVKKKSVVWMSHGDNVTEPPKGFEVIAISKHSPICAIENAERKIYGVQFHPEVHHTEEGVKIIRNFLFEICKCKGDWTPANFINQSIKEIKDKVGTANVICALSGGVDSTVAAVLVKQAIGEQLICIHIDTGLMRKNESKEISELFNSKLNLKHIHIDASEIFLEKLKNVSDPELKRKIIGNTFIEVFDREAKKFENVKFLVQGTLYPDVIESVSVKGASATIKTHHNVGGLPDKMNLKLIEPFRELFKDEVRNVGRALNIPEEFIERHPFPGPGLAVRILGPVDKEKLDILREADDIFIKAIKQHNLYKKIWQAFAVLLPVQSVGVMGDSRTYENVLALRAVTSVDGMTADWFPFDHDFLAEVSNTIINKVRGINRVVYDISSKPPATIEWE is encoded by the coding sequence ATGCAGCATACTGAACTTATTCTAATCTTAGATTTTGGCTCTCAATTCACTCAGCTTATTACAAGAAGAGTCAGAGAGGCGAATGTTTATTCTGAAATTTATCCGCACACAATTTCATTAGAAAAAATCACAGAGCTTAATCCAAAAGGAATTATTTTCTCAGGCGGTCCAATGAGTGTTTACGATAATGGAGCCCCTGATGTTGATGATAAAATTTTCAACTTGGGAATACCGATATTAGGTATTTGCTATGGGCTTCAACTCATTTCAAAAAAATTATATGGTAAAGTTGAAAGAGCTTCCGATAGAGAATATGGCAGAACTGAATGTGAAGTTTTGAAAGGTTCTGTTCTCTTTAAAGATGTTAAGAAAAAATCTGTAGTCTGGATGAGCCACGGAGACAATGTTACCGAACCTCCCAAGGGATTTGAAGTAATTGCGATTTCGAAACATTCGCCAATCTGTGCAATTGAAAACGCTGAAAGAAAAATTTATGGAGTTCAATTTCATCCGGAAGTTCATCACACTGAAGAGGGTGTAAAAATTATTAGAAATTTTCTTTTCGAAATTTGTAAATGTAAAGGAGACTGGACACCCGCAAACTTTATCAATCAAAGCATTAAAGAAATTAAAGACAAAGTTGGTACTGCTAATGTGATATGTGCATTAAGCGGTGGAGTTGATTCAACTGTTGCAGCTGTATTAGTTAAGCAGGCAATCGGCGAACAGCTTATTTGCATTCATATTGATACCGGACTGATGAGAAAAAATGAGAGCAAAGAAATCAGTGAACTATTTAATTCGAAATTAAATCTTAAGCACATTCACATTGATGCTTCTGAAATTTTTCTTGAGAAATTAAAAAATGTTTCTGACCCTGAATTAAAAAGAAAAATTATTGGTAATACTTTTATTGAAGTATTTGATAGAGAAGCTAAAAAATTTGAGAATGTTAAATTTCTTGTTCAGGGTACACTTTATCCTGATGTAATTGAATCAGTCTCAGTTAAAGGTGCTTCAGCAACAATTAAGACTCATCACAATGTAGGTGGACTTCCGGATAAAATGAATCTGAAATTGATTGAACCATTCAGGGAATTATTCAAAGACGAAGTTAGAAATGTTGGCAGAGCACTTAACATTCCAGAAGAATTTATTGAAAGACATCCCTTTCCCGGCCCGGGTTTAGCTGTAAGAATTCTTGGTCCGGTTGATAAAGAAAAACTTGATATTCTAAGAGAAGCTGACGATATTTTCATCAAAGCAATTAAACAACATAATTTATACAAAAAAATCTGGCAGGCATTTGCAGTGCTTTTACCAGTTCAAAGTGTTGGTGTTATGGGCGATTCAAGAACATATGAAAATGTACTTGCTTTGCGTGCTGTTACATCAGTTGATGGAATGACTGCAGATTGGTTTCCATTTGATCATGATTTTCTTGCTGAAGTTTCAAATACAATCATAAATAAAGTAAGAGGAATTAACAGAGTGGTTTATGATATAAGCTCTAAACCACCTGCTACAATTGAATGGGAATAA
- the accC gene encoding acetyl-CoA carboxylase biotin carboxylase subunit: protein MFNKILIANRGEIALRIIRACKELGIKTVAVYSEADRESLHVTFADEAVCIGPPLGKESYLKIPAIISAAQVTGADAIHPGYGFLAENANFSEICTESDITFIGPTPQMITAMGDKSYAKDTMKKNGVPVIPGSDGVVRELKEAIRISHEIGFPVIIKASAGGGGKGMRIVWEEKDFEKAFVTAQTEAESAFGNPDVYIEKFLENPRHIEVQVVGDKHGNVYHYGERDCSVQRRHQKLIEEAPSPVLDENLREKMGEAAVLGAHSVNYLGAGTIEFLLDKYHNFYFMEMNTRIQVEHPVTEMVYDVDLIREQILVAAGEKASPPPHKHMGHAIEFRINAEDPEKDFRPSPGKITSLHFPGGLGVRIDSHIYQSYTIPPYYDSLIAKLIVWAKDRPQALARAKRALEEFIIEGIKTTIPFHLQVLQDERFISGNFDTGFLEKFTFKKLD from the coding sequence GTGTTTAATAAAATTTTAATTGCTAACAGAGGCGAAATAGCACTTCGCATAATCAGAGCTTGTAAAGAGCTTGGAATTAAAACAGTTGCTGTTTATTCAGAAGCTGATCGTGAGTCGTTACATGTAACTTTCGCCGATGAAGCCGTTTGTATCGGACCACCTTTAGGCAAAGAAAGTTATCTTAAAATTCCGGCAATCATTTCCGCTGCGCAGGTTACCGGAGCAGATGCAATCCATCCGGGTTACGGCTTTCTGGCAGAGAATGCTAACTTCTCAGAAATTTGTACAGAATCTGACATCACTTTTATTGGACCAACTCCGCAGATGATCACCGCAATGGGTGATAAGTCATATGCAAAAGACACAATGAAAAAAAACGGAGTGCCTGTAATTCCGGGTAGCGATGGAGTTGTCAGAGAATTAAAAGAAGCAATAAGAATTTCACACGAAATAGGATTTCCTGTTATAATAAAAGCTTCTGCTGGTGGTGGTGGTAAAGGAATGAGAATTGTCTGGGAAGAAAAAGATTTTGAAAAAGCATTTGTTACTGCACAAACAGAAGCTGAATCAGCATTTGGAAATCCTGATGTATATATTGAGAAGTTTTTGGAAAATCCAAGACATATTGAAGTCCAGGTTGTTGGAGACAAGCACGGAAATGTTTATCACTATGGCGAAAGAGATTGTTCAGTTCAGCGTCGTCATCAGAAATTAATTGAAGAAGCTCCATCACCTGTTCTTGATGAAAATCTTCGCGAGAAAATGGGTGAAGCAGCTGTACTTGGAGCTCATTCTGTTAATTACCTCGGAGCTGGTACCATTGAATTCCTGCTGGACAAATATCATAATTTCTATTTTATGGAAATGAATACCCGTATTCAGGTTGAACATCCTGTTACCGAAATGGTTTACGATGTTGATTTGATAAGAGAACAAATTCTTGTTGCAGCAGGAGAGAAAGCATCTCCTCCACCGCATAAGCATATGGGACATGCAATTGAATTCAGAATTAATGCAGAAGACCCAGAAAAAGATTTCAGACCAAGTCCTGGGAAAATTACTTCGTTACATTTTCCAGGTGGATTAGGAGTAAGAATAGATTCACACATTTATCAGTCGTATACAATTCCACCATACTATGATTCGTTAATTGCTAAACTTATTGTTTGGGCAAAGGATCGTCCTCAGGCACTTGCCCGCGCTAAAAGAGCACTCGAGGAATTTATCATTGAGGGAATTAAAACTACTATACCATTTCATCTTCAGGTTTTGCAGGATGAAAGATTTATTAGTGGTAATTTTGATACCGGCTTTTTAGAAAAATTCACATTTAAAAAACTAGATTAA
- the gcvH gene encoding glycine cleavage system protein GcvH has translation MNIPENLKYTKDHEWVRVEGNIGVIGITDYAQSELGDVVFVDIDESLAEISKGASCGTIEAVKTVSDVFAPFSGKVVEVNPKLKDNPELLNSDPYGKGWMIKAEISNTSELDDLLDATAYKNLIGQ, from the coding sequence ATGAATATTCCTGAAAACTTAAAGTACACAAAAGATCACGAATGGGTTCGTGTAGAAGGAAACATCGGAGTAATCGGAATTACTGATTATGCTCAAAGCGAACTCGGTGATGTCGTCTTTGTTGATATAGACGAATCACTTGCAGAAATTTCTAAAGGTGCTTCTTGCGGAACAATTGAAGCAGTTAAAACCGTAAGCGATGTTTTTGCACCTTTCTCCGGAAAAGTTGTTGAAGTTAATCCGAAGCTTAAGGATAATCCTGAATTATTGAACTCAGATCCCTATGGCAAAGGTTGGATGATCAAAGCTGAAATAAGCAACACCTCAGAACTCGATGATCTTTTAGATGCAACCGCTTATAAAAATCTGATTGGTCAATAG
- a CDS encoding ABC transporter substrate-binding protein, translating into MNKLKLKTIGLILTILAFHITAQSSDEQKFNEAVKLFKDRKYQTALTNFKVISDKENPNQTAAKFFVVKSLIELKKYSEAEKEAIEFLEKFSSSKYADEVNILLIKSFLEQKKYKSAFRQSIDLLKSSSSTSYKIDAKSIAQKIARNYLSSYDLKEYSDKENDKKIKAFLLYTLAELYSLEGQSDKGIKILEEIVNEYPQTDEYFLARNSLGSNQNQQVKDEIIVGVILPLTDKDGKRNIAAEEMLEGIKYAFHEINFNRDNKIGLLIRDSKRNEEEIRDIVQEFDSDKRVKAVIGPVYSDESEIVVSALSQTDLVFISPTATDEDLTENNDQFYQANPPFTVRGKVFAQYIFLKEGKKNFAILNSLEGYSPILAKSFADEFQRLGGNILSKETYRSKSVDLSKQISNLSQYLGELDGIYIPLSDKADAEIILSEMLKQNFIVPVYGNQDWLNAKGLETSSTISNSLKITSDYFIDFTDKSFTEFNQNFLNTTDKEITRNVLYGYDAAKYLVTVLRAIQPTRNTVKLKIDSGLKSNGYHNNISFSKKKRNLYLNILNYSDGKFQLIEKYRGTE; encoded by the coding sequence ATGAATAAATTGAAATTAAAGACTATTGGTTTAATTTTAACAATACTTGCTTTTCATATAACCGCGCAGAGTTCGGATGAGCAGAAATTCAATGAAGCAGTTAAACTATTCAAAGATAGAAAATATCAAACTGCACTTACAAACTTCAAAGTAATTTCGGATAAAGAAAACCCAAATCAAACAGCAGCAAAATTTTTTGTAGTTAAATCACTTATCGAACTGAAGAAATATTCTGAAGCTGAAAAAGAAGCTATAGAATTTTTAGAAAAATTCAGTTCTAGCAAATACGCTGATGAAGTTAATATTCTTCTGATTAAAAGTTTTCTTGAACAAAAGAAATATAAGTCAGCTTTCAGACAGTCGATTGATTTGCTCAAATCATCAAGTTCCACTTCTTATAAAATAGATGCTAAATCAATTGCTCAGAAAATTGCAAGGAATTATTTATCAAGTTATGACCTGAAAGAATATTCAGATAAGGAAAATGATAAAAAGATAAAAGCTTTTTTACTTTACACACTTGCTGAATTATATTCTTTGGAAGGTCAATCGGATAAAGGAATAAAAATATTAGAAGAGATTGTTAACGAATATCCTCAAACAGATGAATATTTTCTTGCCAGGAATTCATTAGGTTCAAATCAAAATCAACAAGTAAAGGATGAAATAATTGTTGGTGTAATTCTTCCGCTTACAGATAAAGATGGCAAACGAAACATTGCTGCAGAGGAAATGCTGGAGGGAATAAAATACGCTTTCCACGAAATTAATTTTAATCGGGATAATAAAATTGGTTTACTTATCAGAGACTCAAAAAGAAATGAGGAAGAAATCAGGGATATCGTTCAGGAGTTTGATTCAGATAAACGAGTTAAAGCAGTTATCGGACCAGTATACAGCGATGAATCAGAAATAGTTGTTTCTGCATTGAGTCAAACTGATCTTGTGTTCATTTCACCAACTGCTACTGATGAAGATTTAACAGAAAATAATGATCAGTTTTATCAGGCAAATCCTCCTTTCACGGTTCGGGGAAAAGTTTTTGCTCAGTATATTTTTTTGAAAGAAGGAAAGAAAAATTTTGCTATACTGAATTCGCTCGAAGGTTATTCTCCAATCCTGGCTAAATCATTTGCAGACGAGTTTCAACGGTTAGGTGGAAATATTCTTTCTAAAGAAACTTATCGTTCAAAATCGGTTGACTTATCAAAACAAATTTCTAATTTATCTCAATATCTTGGTGAACTTGACGGAATCTACATTCCATTATCTGATAAAGCCGATGCAGAAATAATTTTATCCGAAATGCTGAAACAAAATTTTATTGTTCCAGTTTATGGTAATCAGGACTGGTTAAATGCAAAAGGACTTGAAACATCAAGTACAATCAGTAACTCATTAAAAATCACTTCAGATTATTTTATCGATTTTACTGATAAATCATTTACTGAGTTCAATCAGAATTTTCTTAATACAACCGATAAAGAAATTACCCGCAATGTTTTATATGGCTACGATGCTGCAAAGTATCTTGTTACTGTATTGCGTGCCATTCAGCCAACAAGAAATACCGTTAAATTAAAAATTGACTCAGGATTAAAAAGCAACGGTTATCATAACAACATTTCGTTCAGCAAGAAAAAGAGAAATCTTTATCTAAACATTCTGAATTACTCAGATGGTAAATTTCAACTAATTGAAAAGTATCGTGGAACAGAATAA
- a CDS encoding tetratricopeptide repeat protein yields MDAQEKEKLKQMADNFVLTGKYLHAAQIYHRLLDETGKMDYKFSLAETYLQMGFIDASDKYYISVLDEFPNNDEMRLEVSSLLIKSKNWEKIIEILSMVDSNKKSVVDFILGFAYLKTEDYKFAKHYLEKFIKSEDDPELKIEAVYYLGIANYHENNFEEAIKRFKESEFHQNSNADFYFYLASSYRMLGMFTHASLYITKALRLNRKSAGILLEAAKIYNKLEQFKKANKYLSMYGEVSKTVPNDYLITLAENFLGLKRIKDAEKVISLIDDEESENPEVIAIKSRISKISDTK; encoded by the coding sequence ATGGATGCTCAGGAGAAAGAAAAATTAAAACAGATGGCTGATAATTTTGTTCTGACAGGAAAATATCTGCACGCTGCTCAGATTTATCATCGTTTGCTTGATGAAACAGGAAAAATGGATTATAAATTCAGTCTTGCAGAAACATATCTTCAAATGGGCTTCATAGACGCCTCTGACAAATACTACATTTCAGTCCTTGATGAATTTCCCAATAATGATGAAATGCGACTAGAAGTTTCCTCTCTTCTTATTAAAAGCAAAAATTGGGAAAAGATCATAGAGATTCTATCAATGGTTGACTCTAATAAAAAATCAGTGGTTGATTTTATTCTGGGATTCGCTTATCTGAAAACAGAGGATTACAAATTTGCAAAACACTATCTCGAGAAATTTATAAAGTCGGAAGATGATCCTGAATTAAAAATAGAAGCTGTTTATTATCTTGGCATCGCTAATTATCATGAAAACAATTTCGAAGAAGCAATCAAAAGATTTAAGGAATCTGAATTTCATCAGAACAGCAATGCTGATTTTTATTTTTATCTGGCTTCATCTTATCGGATGCTTGGAATGTTTACTCACGCTTCACTCTACATTACAAAAGCACTAAGACTTAACAGAAAAAGTGCAGGGATACTTTTAGAAGCTGCAAAAATTTATAATAAACTTGAACAGTTTAAGAAGGCAAACAAATATCTGAGTATGTATGGCGAAGTTTCTAAAACAGTTCCAAATGATTACCTGATTACTCTTGCTGAAAATTTCTTGGGATTAAAAAGAATTAAAGATGCTGAAAAGGTTATTTCATTAATTGATGATGAAGAATCAGAAAATCCGGAAGTGATTGCTATAAAATCCAGAATTTCAAAAATATCTGATACAAAATGA